A genome region from Pontiella agarivorans includes the following:
- a CDS encoding sulfatase-like hydrolase/transferase, with protein MMKRYILISSMTVLVCTAVAKAAAPNILWIITDDQRSDSLACWNEAVTGKSESELGYVESPNIDRLAAEGTLFTQAWCNSLACAPSRSSMHTGKYPHRSGMYGFRKAHQAADCASRVIPEVMNEYGYQSSMFGKPGYYIFDWEGYHQWAPLGNYHPWITNNDLQKTDASSFWFNKPWGNYNGKGMVLGSEEVFRFENGRVERFWKKRADRNITAEEKAHRKTVEEELDILRSYTRSNPDLIIGGVAPRSAEGTLDGAIVQALENYLSQVGKEYTAVTGKIERGPEPDKPLFINLGFVFPHTPVLPSKEFRDRFAGKTYTVPEYSEKEAELLTGSIRDLRNDMDFSKMTDAEKQQAIRDYYAYCAMGDHLIGRAVDAFKAYCEKQQQEWLIVYVCGDHGWHLGEQGIEAKFGPWFQTTHDSVIVASSDKRKIPAGKVSNDWIEYVDFAPTFYDAAGIDPSVHPGLDGVSLFQTLEKGPQRDYVIGEMNQVRGDRAYLRCGDFAFAMRMRPFWTKPGEGYEPGEKIRWGLDAPPEEVDMTLYDLRVDPKERVNVAYAEEYAELAAFFRNKLGRIILGDGRVECDWTKENKFTVHNFAKGAHDRKLEIPKEIIPKPVSRIDKL; from the coding sequence ATGATGAAGCGATATATTTTAATCAGTTCAATGACTGTACTGGTCTGTACCGCAGTTGCAAAAGCGGCTGCGCCGAATATTCTATGGATTATTACCGACGACCAGCGGAGTGATTCTCTGGCGTGCTGGAATGAGGCGGTTACCGGGAAAAGCGAAAGCGAGCTGGGTTATGTGGAATCGCCGAATATTGATCGTTTGGCGGCGGAAGGAACACTGTTTACACAGGCGTGGTGCAACTCGCTGGCGTGTGCACCGAGCCGCAGTTCGATGCATACCGGTAAATATCCGCACCGTTCAGGTATGTATGGTTTCCGTAAGGCGCATCAGGCGGCAGACTGCGCCAGCCGGGTGATTCCGGAAGTGATGAATGAGTATGGTTATCAGTCGTCGATGTTCGGTAAACCGGGCTACTATATTTTTGATTGGGAGGGGTATCATCAGTGGGCTCCGCTGGGGAACTACCATCCCTGGATCACCAATAATGATCTGCAGAAGACCGATGCCAGCAGCTTCTGGTTTAACAAACCGTGGGGAAATTACAACGGCAAGGGGATGGTGCTCGGCAGCGAAGAGGTATTCCGTTTTGAAAACGGCCGCGTTGAGCGGTTCTGGAAAAAACGTGCGGATCGGAACATTACAGCGGAAGAAAAAGCACATCGGAAAACGGTGGAGGAAGAGCTCGATATACTGCGCTCGTATACCCGGAGCAATCCGGATCTGATCATCGGGGGTGTGGCTCCGCGATCCGCGGAGGGCACGCTGGACGGAGCGATTGTCCAGGCCTTGGAAAACTATCTTTCCCAGGTCGGGAAGGAATACACGGCGGTTACGGGAAAAATCGAACGGGGACCGGAACCGGATAAGCCGCTTTTCATCAACCTGGGATTTGTCTTTCCGCATACGCCGGTGTTGCCTTCGAAAGAATTTCGTGATCGTTTTGCGGGTAAAACGTATACGGTTCCGGAGTACAGCGAAAAAGAGGCGGAACTGTTGACGGGTTCGATCCGTGATCTGCGTAACGATATGGATTTTTCAAAAATGACGGATGCTGAAAAACAGCAGGCGATCCGGGATTATTATGCCTATTGCGCCATGGGCGACCATTTGATCGGCCGGGCTGTTGATGCTTTTAAGGCCTATTGTGAAAAGCAGCAGCAGGAGTGGCTGATCGTCTATGTCTGCGGAGACCACGGTTGGCACTTAGGGGAACAGGGAATCGAGGCAAAATTCGGCCCGTGGTTCCAGACGACACACGACAGTGTGATTGTGGCTTCATCCGATAAACGGAAAATCCCGGCCGGTAAAGTTTCCAATGACTGGATTGAATATGTGGATTTTGCACCGACATTTTACGATGCGGCCGGAATCGATCCGTCGGTTCATCCCGGACTTGACGGGGTCAGCCTTTTCCAGACGCTGGAAAAGGGGCCGCAGCGTGATTATGTGATTGGGGAAATGAATCAGGTGCGCGGCGACCGGGCCTATCTCCGTTGCGGGGATTTTGCGTTTGCGATGCGGATGCGCCCGTTCTGGACGAAACCGGGCGAGGGGTATGAGCCGGGTGAAAAAATTCGATGGGGGCTGGATGCTCCGCCTGAAGAGGTGGATATGACGCTCTATGATCTGCGGGTGGATCCGAAGGAACGGGTGAATGTGGCCTATGCTGAAGAGTATGCCGAGCTTGCCGCGTTTTTCAGGAATAAACTGGGTCGCATCATATTGGGCGACGGCCGGGTGGAGTGCGACTGGACGAAGGAAAATAAATTTACGGTGCATAATTTTGCGAAAGGGGCTCATGACCGGAAACTGGAGATTCCGAAAGAGATTATTCCAAAGCCGGTCAGCCGCATAGATAAACTCTGA
- a CDS encoding PEP-CTERM sorting domain-containing protein yields the protein MKKTGILIAMAAVAGVASAALTSVNTAYTDLRTGVVGGTESAGDIVEPVPGTFGANDDTATTFTFDLRWTGLNLDDVGADNDYIDYTFRLTSSNGNVDLNGQGMRASGGAWQVGDTLTLEYVSSSVTADTAGLSANFTGFTSAGLGTSGNASTANGDSVAALINGIGVTNVMDGTGAYQYKNKNVDFAATDSVVWELTQRDNTTVNGWTRNMSYGFEIVPEPGTLGLIAVFGGGVLFIRRRFMM from the coding sequence ATGAAAAAAACAGGAATACTCATTGCGATGGCAGCCGTTGCCGGCGTGGCATCGGCCGCACTGACATCAGTGAATACCGCCTATACCGACCTTCGTACAGGCGTTGTGGGGGGGACAGAATCTGCGGGTGATATTGTTGAACCGGTTCCCGGTACGTTTGGAGCCAATGATGATACCGCGACAACCTTCACCTTTGATCTGCGATGGACCGGATTAAACCTGGATGACGTCGGTGCTGATAATGATTATATCGACTATACGTTTCGGCTTACCTCAAGCAATGGAAATGTTGATCTCAACGGTCAAGGCATGCGTGCGAGCGGCGGAGCCTGGCAGGTTGGGGATACTTTGACTCTGGAGTACGTTTCCTCATCCGTGACTGCAGATACCGCAGGTTTGTCTGCCAACTTCACTGGATTTACCAGTGCCGGTTTGGGTACAAGCGGCAATGCGTCCACTGCCAACGGGGATTCTGTGGCGGCCTTAATTAACGGGATTGGTGTAACCAACGTTATGGATGGAACGGGAGCGTATCAGTATAAAAATAAGAATGTTGATTTTGCGGCGACTGATTCGGTTGTGTGGGAGCTGACACAGCGGGACAATACAACGGTTAACGGCTGGACCCGTAACATGAGCTATGGATTCGAAATTGTGCCGGAGCCGGGAACTCTCGGTCTGATTGCCGTGTTCGGAGGTGGAGTGCTGTTTATCCGCCGTCGTTTCATGATGTGA
- a CDS encoding response regulator transcription factor: MSENIRVMVVDDNQLLRFGLLGAIDMEPGLEAAGDASSSEEAVELYQKMKPDIVTMDYRMPGEDGVACTEKIMAIDPDAKVILFSVFESEEEVWKAVQAGVKGYLTKSASAVEDVMEAIHEVAEGYSFFPASIARKISARKQQEELTPRELELLQMLGQGTSNKELVEYFNISMSTVKHHITNIREKLGAADRTQAVVIAYKKGILKLDEE, encoded by the coding sequence ATGAGTGAAAACATAAGGGTTATGGTGGTGGATGATAATCAGTTGTTGCGTTTCGGGCTGCTGGGAGCGATTGATATGGAGCCGGGGCTGGAGGCCGCCGGTGATGCGTCGAGCAGCGAAGAGGCGGTGGAACTTTATCAGAAGATGAAACCCGATATTGTGACCATGGATTACCGCATGCCGGGCGAGGACGGGGTGGCGTGTACGGAGAAAATTATGGCGATTGATCCCGATGCCAAGGTGATTCTTTTCTCCGTCTTTGAGTCGGAGGAAGAGGTTTGGAAAGCGGTACAGGCCGGTGTTAAGGGCTATCTGACCAAATCGGCCAGCGCGGTTGAGGATGTGATGGAAGCCATTCACGAGGTGGCGGAGGGGTATTCTTTTTTTCCGGCGTCAATTGCCCGGAAAATTTCTGCGCGCAAACAGCAGGAAGAGCTGACCCCGCGGGAACTGGAACTGCTGCAGATGCTCGGTCAGGGCACCAGCAATAAAGAGCTCGTGGAGTATTTCAATATTTCGATGTCGACCGTGAAGCACCACATCACCAACATCCGGGAAAAACTCGGGGCGGCCGACCGCACGCAGGCGGTGGTAATTGCTTATAAAAAAGGCATTTTGAAACTGGACGAAGAGTAG
- a CDS encoding sensor histidine kinase: protein MLLLLACPSFGQSVITNVMDLRQLSVEEAAMGIPVEVSGQLVCLSPGGAHFFILTENGGAYVQRPGDHTILPRLHTGALVKIEGKTYPGEFYPAIEAVDVKVDGWKPPPRGRPFQLDEINRPASDCDWVSVEGRVIGYSDVAAPYGRFYLLLEINDSIQLGVNMPAVVPVWKKLPDCMFRRVRFNAIVGTIYNAQRQMTGRVFIADSIMDFELIEEEGLHHAAVNVPIEELMQVTMDPQKPVRTRGLVTHASGNDIYLRGAESALRVAVMNSDGLKVGQRVEVEGFAWPQPVSPAFRALKVRVLSDTGKQPEPVDVELDELFGTDLPEDLMDSRLNYGLIRMQAQLLEVGKSFAAPAEKSGNAVQVSLLCRSGDNSFEARLPIGVEGPEELKPGAVLELTGICNLMHNEDMRWRLYADGLWLQLRGVDDITVIKPAPWWTVKRLLWAVGIIFTILLLFVAWTLLLRKTVERQTGIISDKVEREAVLDERQRIARELHDNLEQGLAGTAIQLQGSRRLLKHNTETFSSELWKMADAFQPLENLAERFDADMGRNVHEFAAAQEMLAYCGDESRTSIIDLRGGLLEKMDLPAALRQALQPLADEGLAELDIRVSGMPKRLKQIADRNLLMVAREAVTNAVRHGNPTEIRVELTYWASSLSMTIYNNGKGFDPEQLPPAGHFGVRGMHERINRIKGELTIESEIDKGTTVTVKLASLKEWELEQA, encoded by the coding sequence ATGCTGTTGCTGCTGGCGTGTCCGTCTTTCGGACAGTCGGTGATTACCAATGTAATGGATTTGAGGCAGTTGTCGGTTGAGGAAGCGGCGATGGGTATTCCGGTTGAGGTTTCCGGTCAGCTGGTCTGTCTGTCGCCGGGCGGAGCCCATTTTTTTATTCTTACGGAAAACGGGGGAGCGTATGTTCAGCGGCCCGGTGACCATACCATACTGCCGCGTTTGCATACCGGTGCTTTGGTTAAAATCGAAGGGAAGACGTATCCCGGTGAATTTTATCCGGCGATTGAGGCGGTTGATGTGAAGGTGGACGGCTGGAAACCGCCGCCGCGGGGCCGGCCGTTCCAGCTGGATGAAATCAACCGTCCTGCCAGCGATTGTGATTGGGTCTCGGTGGAAGGGCGCGTGATCGGCTATTCCGATGTGGCGGCTCCTTATGGGCGCTTTTATCTGCTTTTGGAGATCAATGATTCGATCCAGCTGGGTGTGAATATGCCGGCTGTGGTGCCGGTGTGGAAAAAGCTGCCCGACTGCATGTTTCGCCGGGTTCGGTTTAATGCCATCGTTGGAACCATTTATAACGCACAGCGGCAGATGACCGGGCGGGTTTTTATTGCTGATTCGATTATGGACTTTGAGCTGATCGAGGAGGAGGGGCTTCATCATGCTGCCGTCAATGTGCCGATTGAGGAGCTGATGCAGGTCACGATGGATCCTCAGAAGCCGGTACGCACGCGCGGTTTGGTTACGCATGCATCGGGAAATGATATTTATCTGCGGGGTGCGGAATCCGCTCTTCGTGTGGCCGTGATGAACAGCGATGGCCTGAAAGTGGGGCAGCGTGTTGAAGTGGAGGGATTTGCCTGGCCGCAGCCGGTCAGTCCGGCCTTCCGCGCGCTGAAAGTGCGTGTTTTGAGCGATACCGGGAAGCAGCCTGAACCGGTGGATGTGGAGTTGGACGAGTTGTTTGGAACGGATCTTCCGGAAGACCTGATGGATTCGCGGCTGAACTATGGACTGATTCGGATGCAGGCTCAGCTTTTGGAGGTGGGGAAATCCTTTGCCGCCCCCGCTGAAAAAAGTGGAAATGCGGTACAGGTGAGTCTGCTGTGCCGTTCCGGGGATAACTCCTTTGAGGCGCGGCTTCCGATCGGGGTGGAAGGGCCGGAGGAACTGAAGCCCGGTGCGGTTCTGGAGCTTACGGGGATCTGTAATCTGATGCATAATGAAGATATGCGTTGGCGGCTTTATGCTGATGGACTCTGGCTTCAACTGCGGGGTGTGGATGACATTACTGTTATTAAGCCGGCCCCGTGGTGGACGGTGAAACGCTTGCTCTGGGCGGTGGGAATTATCTTTACCATTCTGTTGCTTTTTGTGGCCTGGACCCTGTTGTTACGCAAGACCGTTGAGCGCCAGACCGGAATTATCAGTGATAAGGTGGAGCGGGAAGCGGTGCTGGATGAGCGACAGCGAATTGCACGCGAGCTGCACGATAATCTGGAGCAGGGGCTGGCCGGTACGGCGATTCAGTTGCAGGGCTCCCGTCGTCTCCTGAAGCACAATACAGAAACATTTTCCTCCGAACTCTGGAAAATGGCCGATGCGTTCCAGCCGCTGGAAAATCTGGCGGAGCGTTTTGATGCGGATATGGGGCGGAATGTGCATGAGTTTGCTGCAGCACAGGAGATGCTGGCTTATTGCGGGGATGAATCGCGGACTTCCATTATCGATCTGCGCGGCGGCCTGCTGGAAAAAATGGATTTGCCGGCGGCGCTCAGGCAGGCGCTGCAACCGCTGGCCGATGAAGGGCTGGCCGAGCTCGATATCCGGGTGTCGGGTATGCCGAAACGGCTGAAGCAGATCGCCGACCGGAATCTGCTGATGGTGGCGCGTGAAGCGGTCACCAATGCGGTGCGTCATGGGAATCCAACAGAAATCCGTGTTGAATTAACCTATTGGGCGTCGTCTCTCTCTATGACAATATATAACAACGGCAAAGGATTTGATCCCGAGCAGTTACCGCCGGCCGGTCATTTCGGCGTGCGGGGGATGCATGAACGAATCAACCGGATTAAGGGTGAACTTACGATTGAAAGCGAGATAGACAAGGGGACCACAGTTACAGTGAAACTGGCCTCGCTAAAAGAATGGGAGCTGGAGCAGGCATGA
- a CDS encoding response regulator transcription factor: MSDKISVMIVDDNGLLRVGLKDIISDEGDMTTVAEAATGEEAVGLYSECHPDVVTMDYRMPDLDGLEASKRILSQFPDAKILFLSTYEGEEDIWNAWQTGVAGYLSKADAYEHIIEAIREAAEGRSYFPAAIARKLEARKGQASLTPRELEVLKLIVAGNSNKEIMGELDLSASTVRVHVSNVLEKLGVLDRTQAAIAAVKRGIVHL; this comes from the coding sequence ATGAGTGATAAAATTTCGGTTATGATTGTGGATGATAACGGACTGCTGCGTGTCGGGCTGAAGGATATTATCTCGGATGAAGGAGATATGACTACCGTGGCGGAGGCCGCCACCGGTGAAGAAGCGGTGGGGCTCTACAGCGAATGTCACCCGGATGTGGTGACCATGGATTACCGCATGCCCGATCTCGACGGCCTCGAAGCATCGAAGCGGATTCTTTCGCAGTTTCCCGATGCCAAAATTCTGTTTCTTTCCACGTATGAAGGAGAGGAAGATATCTGGAACGCCTGGCAGACCGGCGTGGCGGGGTATCTCTCCAAAGCTGATGCGTATGAGCACATCATTGAAGCCATTCGCGAGGCGGCGGAGGGGCGCAGCTATTTTCCGGCCGCGATTGCCCGCAAGCTGGAAGCGCGGAAAGGGCAGGCTTCGCTCACTCCGCGGGAACTGGAGGTCCTCAAGTTGATTGTTGCCGGAAACAGCAACAAGGAGATCATGGGGGAACTCGATCTTTCGGCCAGCACGGTGCGCGTGCATGTTTCCAATGTGCTTGAAAAACTCGGCGTGCTGGACCGTACCCAGGCGGCGATTGCTGCCGTAAAACGGGGAATTGTGCACCTGTAG
- a CDS encoding sensor histidine kinase, with translation MISGFKNICFAVAFLTASQSGASKPVFETSGSDLSGWNVQWHETDHLTNTAPVWVSDGERIKGEPFRSDYRDADLGGTMFNTNAVQLAVGDYAVFKMVFEAKGITSPDNLNHWWFSFGLRTGGESPWIHGDLGAYASVLSGSGPEQYAGFSFWNMRSDSWTEPYPHCAVPSDDRYIGGPLTVTFYVQRTEEGFGPSTIITSNHVNGIEQAAVGLINQANHNNCAAEPLYFFLRLPAEFDETGGFSTLGSYVRVSNLSLEVRRSPPISEARLGELARKPAYGGEPEAVIKRIFDIKRLTNEEAAKKVPVIIEAQVLNLHPRQTRLFVHDDQAGMYVELARPAAEYTDLRAGSLVELRGTTESGGYSPVLLASSLRVTGQRALPEAMRLSRTLTRSTNFDVDWVQVTGRPVSMEFIKSYGHYLIKLETSRGFGNEQIEIFVPYEQGAFERMKRFMFRPVSFSGVLATKANQMKQMTGRVLYINSVDDFSLVSDFLGSVPRFYSIDELMQYGKETFALVKTKGVVTGGSEDALYLRGNGCSLRVSIFREQPFQKGDLVELVGYVELKPVSPSFQAVSIQCLEHGRTVRPFTVSLENSRIDSGWNYDLIALDAEFVYAEKRLFPGDGGTDQLPEVQTLWCRAGGRLVEARFPGDVPLPEGLRPGSLVKLTGIGHVSETKNPRIENMTAALWLELSGEAGIEIIRKAPWWTAQRLLWGIIIVSGILFLMVVWVFSLRKVVAAQTSTIGKQIKRESVLNERQRIARELHDTLEQGLTALSLQLGRLLNKIRKSSPEDLPVVEKAVNALRVCQEESRASIKDLRDGMLEKVDLPAAVKQTLISRLDEDAPKLQFRLVGKVVRLSLFVEHQLVRIITEAAVNAAHHASPQRISVSMKYGEATFTAVVEDDGCGFDPEAIAETGRYGVLGMQERARRISGHLTMESEPGKGTRVELTVRTDASHLESRYE, from the coding sequence ATGATATCCGGGTTTAAAAATATATGTTTCGCCGTTGCATTTCTGACGGCTTCACAGTCCGGAGCTTCGAAACCCGTTTTTGAAACATCCGGTTCCGACCTTTCGGGTTGGAATGTGCAGTGGCATGAAACCGACCATTTGACGAATACGGCTCCGGTGTGGGTTTCGGATGGCGAACGGATCAAGGGAGAACCGTTTAGAAGCGATTACCGCGACGCCGATTTAGGCGGCACCATGTTTAATACGAATGCGGTGCAGCTGGCGGTCGGCGACTATGCGGTTTTTAAGATGGTGTTCGAAGCGAAGGGAATCACATCCCCGGATAATCTGAACCACTGGTGGTTTTCATTCGGGTTGCGTACAGGGGGAGAATCCCCCTGGATACACGGCGATCTCGGAGCCTATGCTTCGGTACTGTCGGGAAGTGGTCCGGAACAGTATGCGGGGTTTTCATTCTGGAATATGCGCTCCGATTCCTGGACCGAGCCCTATCCGCATTGTGCGGTGCCTTCGGACGACCGTTATATCGGTGGACCGCTGACTGTAACCTTTTATGTGCAGCGCACGGAGGAGGGGTTCGGACCTTCCACAATAATCACTTCGAATCACGTAAACGGTATTGAGCAGGCCGCTGTCGGTCTGATTAATCAGGCGAACCACAATAACTGCGCAGCGGAACCGCTCTATTTTTTCCTGCGGCTTCCGGCCGAGTTTGATGAGACCGGGGGATTTTCCACGTTGGGATCCTATGTGCGGGTCAGTAACCTGTCGTTGGAGGTGCGCCGTTCGCCGCCAATTTCGGAAGCCCGGTTGGGCGAGCTTGCCCGTAAACCGGCTTATGGCGGAGAACCGGAAGCGGTTATAAAACGAATTTTCGACATTAAGCGGCTTACGAATGAAGAAGCGGCAAAAAAGGTCCCCGTGATTATCGAGGCACAGGTACTCAATCTGCATCCTCGGCAGACGCGCCTGTTTGTGCACGACGATCAGGCCGGAATGTATGTTGAGCTGGCCCGGCCGGCTGCGGAATATACGGATCTCCGGGCCGGCAGTCTGGTTGAGCTTAGAGGGACTACGGAGTCCGGCGGCTATTCGCCGGTGCTGCTGGCCTCATCGTTGAGAGTTACCGGACAACGGGCGTTGCCGGAAGCGATGCGGCTGAGCCGTACACTCACGCGTTCCACCAATTTTGATGTGGACTGGGTGCAGGTGACCGGGCGGCCGGTATCGATGGAATTCATCAAGTCCTATGGGCACTATCTGATAAAACTGGAAACATCCCGGGGCTTCGGCAACGAACAGATTGAAATATTTGTGCCTTATGAGCAGGGGGCTTTTGAGCGGATGAAGCGCTTTATGTTCCGCCCCGTTTCTTTTTCCGGTGTGCTGGCCACCAAGGCCAATCAAATGAAGCAGATGACCGGACGGGTTCTGTATATTAACTCCGTGGATGACTTCAGCCTGGTTTCTGATTTTCTGGGTTCTGTACCCCGCTTTTATTCGATCGATGAGCTGATGCAGTATGGCAAAGAGACCTTTGCTCTCGTGAAAACAAAAGGGGTGGTTACAGGCGGTTCGGAAGATGCTCTGTATCTTCGGGGAAACGGATGCAGTCTCAGGGTTTCGATTTTCAGAGAGCAGCCTTTTCAGAAAGGTGATCTGGTTGAACTGGTCGGCTATGTTGAACTTAAGCCGGTCAGCCCGTCTTTTCAGGCGGTATCCATCCAGTGTCTGGAACACGGCCGGACTGTACGGCCGTTTACGGTTTCGCTGGAAAATTCGCGGATCGATTCCGGCTGGAACTATGACCTGATTGCACTGGATGCCGAGTTTGTTTATGCCGAGAAACGCTTGTTTCCGGGCGATGGGGGAACAGATCAGCTGCCTGAGGTGCAGACGCTGTGGTGCCGTGCCGGCGGTCGGCTGGTGGAAGCACGATTTCCCGGCGATGTTCCGCTTCCGGAGGGCCTGCGTCCGGGCAGTTTGGTCAAACTGACGGGAATCGGCCATGTGTCGGAAACAAAAAATCCGCGGATTGAAAATATGACTGCGGCTCTCTGGCTTGAACTTTCCGGGGAGGCCGGAATCGAAATTATCCGCAAGGCCCCATGGTGGACGGCCCAGCGGCTGCTTTGGGGAATTATCATTGTTTCGGGCATTCTGTTTCTCATGGTGGTTTGGGTGTTTTCGTTGCGGAAGGTGGTTGCCGCACAGACCAGTACCATCGGAAAACAGATTAAACGGGAGTCCGTGCTGAATGAACGTCAGCGTATTGCGCGGGAGCTGCACGATACACTTGAGCAGGGGCTGACCGCACTGTCGCTGCAGCTGGGACGATTATTGAATAAAATCCGGAAAAGTTCGCCGGAAGATCTGCCGGTGGTGGAAAAAGCGGTCAATGCGCTGCGGGTCTGTCAGGAGGAATCGCGCGCATCGATCAAGGATTTACGCGACGGCATGCTGGAGAAGGTGGATCTGCCTGCTGCGGTGAAACAGACGCTGATCTCGAGGCTGGATGAGGATGCCCCGAAACTGCAGTTCCGGCTCGTGGGAAAAGTGGTTCGTCTTTCGCTTTTTGTAGAGCATCAGCTGGTTCGGATCATTACTGAGGCCGCCGTGAATGCGGCGCATCACGCCAGTCCGCAGCGGATTTCGGTTTCCATGAAGTACGGCGAGGCCACATTTACCGCTGTTGTTGAAGATGATGGCTGTGGTTTCGATCCGGAAGCCATTGCCGAGACCGGGCGGTACGGCGTGCTGGGTATGCAGGAGCGTGCACGAAGAATTTCCGGTCATTTAACGATGGAAAGCGAGCCGGGAAAAGGAACCCGGGTTGAGTTGACGGTGCGGACGGATGCATCGCATTTGGAGAGCAGGTATGAGTGA
- a CDS encoding PEP-CTERM sorting domain-containing protein produces MKKKMCLLAASICLAGGVLADPFTGYFTDFNTADGFSDGASIDEIDGWNSRAVQVTENTAVDGYTMLGNGPAFTQKGSGGSWAVGETITLTAGVFYDATNVRARFRLGLTDGIADTSGAPKIGFEFDARATGDIYAFGGGINENTGFDVSAGQANGELYTVAFTKSATENEINVAVSFRGGAYANSFTVTDATMYSAANVYGHIQHNGGSNAGVDSYAQTIPEPATIGLVGLFGGAVLFVRRRLMR; encoded by the coding sequence ATGAAAAAAAAGATGTGTTTATTGGCTGCATCGATCTGTTTGGCGGGCGGGGTTCTTGCGGATCCTTTTACCGGTTATTTCACCGATTTTAATACGGCGGATGGATTCAGTGATGGAGCTTCGATTGATGAAATCGACGGCTGGAACAGCCGGGCAGTTCAGGTGACAGAAAATACCGCGGTTGATGGCTATACGATGCTCGGCAACGGGCCGGCTTTTACCCAGAAGGGATCAGGCGGAAGCTGGGCGGTGGGGGAAACCATTACACTTACAGCAGGTGTTTTTTATGACGCCACCAATGTTCGCGCCCGATTCCGGCTGGGGCTCACCGATGGTATTGCCGATACTTCCGGAGCTCCTAAGATCGGCTTTGAATTCGATGCCAGAGCGACCGGGGATATCTATGCGTTCGGTGGCGGTATTAATGAAAACACCGGGTTCGATGTCAGTGCGGGGCAGGCCAATGGAGAGCTCTACACTGTGGCTTTTACAAAGTCGGCCACGGAAAATGAAATTAATGTGGCAGTCAGTTTCAGAGGCGGAGCGTATGCCAATTCGTTTACTGTAACGGATGCCACGATGTACAGCGCGGCCAATGTGTACGGACATATTCAGCATAACGGCGGATCAAATGCCGGTGTGGACAGCTACGCCCAGACGATCCCGGAACCCGCGACCATAGGGCTGGTGGGACTCTTTGGCGGTGCGGTGCTGTTTGTTCGCCGTCGTTTAATGAGGTAA